The DNA window TCGTATGGTCTGCCTCGGGAACTATTCTCCTCGAATCTCTCGCATCAGCTTTTCCTACTGTCATTGCCTACATCATTGATACCCCGCGAACTGCTTCAACGTCAACATTCATGTCCAACATGCTCTACGCCTGCTCCATCCTGTACAAGACAAAACTGCCCATGATCTTGGTATTCAACAAGACCGACGTCAAAGATGCTTCTTTCGCCAAAGAGTGGATGACGGATTTCGAAGCATTCCAGGAAGCTCTGCGCCGCGACGAAAACTCTGACACCTTTGGCGGACAAGAAGGGTTCGgaagcggcggcagcggctacATGGGCAGCCTGCTCAACTCGATGAGCCTGGTGCTGGAGGAGTTCTATTCACATCTCAGCATGGTGGGAGTCAGTTCAAGGATGGGGACAGGTATCGACGAGTTCTTTGAGGctgtggaagagaagaggaaagagtTCTTGGAGGATTACCTGCCCGAGCTGGAACGACgacgagacgagagagaagagcgaaagaagaagactcgccaggaggagctggacaagatgaTGCAGGGCATGTCTGTTGTGGCCAACGATGCAGCGGAGAAGAGGCCCATCCAGGTCAATGACGACGACGTGGATGTCCCCAGCGATGCCGACTCtggtgacgacgacgacgacgacgatgaaacGACCAAGGAGGGCCTGCAGGCGAGGTATGCCGCTGCTATGGACGGCAAGGACGAAGGCATCTTGGGCGACGCAAGTTTCGCCAAGTATCTGCACACACAGCGGTAACGCAACAGGCTTTGTCGGAAGTCACACATGCACACACTGGTAGTTTAGGCGTTTTGTTTGGAAAAGTCTGGCGAAAAAACACAAGATATAAAAGAGGACTTGGGTATCGTAATTTCTAAAGGTGATACAAGGCTGCAGGCCCAAAGGCCAAGAGGCCAAGGTTTCGGGGATTTGAGAGACGAAAAAGGTGCATATTTGCATGAAATAGGAAGTAATATCAAAGTCAAATGCAAATTTAAATTTCCCAAGTACTAAAAGCTTCTCCGACTCCTTGATTATCCGCAATTGTATCCCAAAAACTCCTCGAATATGTAATCTATGATTTTgtcgcttttttttatacGTATAGATCTGGTAACTTTGGTCTCCTTGATGCCATGTCACAACATCTCTTCTCGTCCCGCTCAACCAATCTATCGAGCCTCGAATTGCACCATTCTACCATCAACCCCCTAAAGTCAGCTTCAaatccatctcttccaagAGTAAGTAGAAAATCGTCAACTCACCGCTTGGTACGCTCCTTGTAGAGCACTCTGCCAGCGCAGTGCGGGCAGGCAACGAGCGCATCCTTGCTAAGGGTGACGTTGCCGCCGCAGTCGCCGCAGATGTAGGTCATGACGGCGCGGCTGTCGTGACGCTCGCCGCCGGTTGCGCCGCGGGTCATGGCgccggcggaggaggcgcCAGAGGTGGTTGGGACTTGGTACTCTTCGCGAGGCATTTTGTACGGTGAACGGGTTTGTATTggggagatggcgatgggggtTGACGGAAGGATGGATGGTGGCTGGTTCTGATGGCGTTGGCGAGATGGCGGGAGTttgggggagagagaaaatagtggcggtggaggagaaTTTTGTCCGGCAGAATTAGGCGGTGAGGGGGGAGCTTACACAGATGTGGTGAAGCAGCCGTGAGTGGTGAGTGCAGGTGGAAAATCAGATGATGAATTCATGAAAatgctttctttttggtGTATTAATTTCATTTATTGTACGGAAGAAATTGATCATCTGGAATTGTACATTTAACAACGCGCATTGTTGCCAGTTTGACCCATTGACGCATCTAGGCTGGATATTGCTGCTAGCAACAAGCTGCCCTGCTTCACTTAGTAATGCGCGCCCAATCACAGCTGATGCTGCAACAGGCCCGTGCTATACCTCGGCAAATTGCACGCTGCACCCCAGGCTCTGTCATACATATGCCTGGAGATGAATTATCTGCAGCAGTTCGTGCGACAACCGTGAATTACCTGCTGTCGCGAATTGGCCGAGCAGGAGAGACAAGGAGCGCAAAAAACGGGCAGTGCTTTGTTGAGAGTCCGAGCGTTTGCAGGGTTCATCACTCTGGTGACTTCAACTTATTAGCCGGCCCTGCG is part of the Trichoderma atroviride chromosome 1, complete sequence genome and encodes:
- a CDS encoding uncharacterized protein (BUSCO:EOG092D383C), whose amino-acid sequence is MASSSTGDAPSISATSPPAIVCVGMAGSGKTTFMQRINAHLHSKNTPPYVINLDPAVLNVPFDSNIDIRDSVNYEEVMKQYNLGPNGGILTSLNLFATKVDQIVNLLEKRAKPDPEHPERKPIDRILVDTPGQIEAFVWSASGTILLESLASAFPTVIAYIIDTPRTASTSTFMSNMLYACSILYKTKLPMILVFNKTDVKDASFAKEWMTDFEAFQEALRRDENSDTFGGQEGFGSGGSGYMGSLLNSMSLVLEEFYSHLSMVGVSSRMGTGIDEFFEAVEEKRKEFLEDYLPELERRRDEREERKKKTRQEELDKMMQGMSVVANDAAEKRPIQVNDDDVDVPSDADSGDDDDDDDETTKEGLQARYAAAMDGKDEGILGDASFAKYLHTQR